From Haloferax marinisediminis, a single genomic window includes:
- a CDS encoding metallophosphoesterase family protein, which yields MLWEKHDVNGDWVINEKYALTGGRGKRYSNYSPEVVIDSNKALEIERLDSEPSATELLIVGDTHIGYRHRDRSEKRPWERSVDAREGFKQALEVAISRGVDAIVHAGDVFDYEATKSDCIEVTADLTDPLGADIPMYYIRGNHDTDYGIESLQQFADGAEMRLRLGTEPITLGNPSVNLFGIDYTAGDLPEGGIESTASTFFNRNILVLHEKPYPVTNDQGSLIYKTGADVSAFLESASIDIDLIVTGHMHVSKQGRVVGHDVPVLVTGPTSTISKYKKDNKPSVWLTRVTEDDLTIERLELES from the coding sequence GTGCTTTGGGAAAAACACGACGTCAATGGTGACTGGGTGATTAACGAGAAATACGCTCTTACTGGTGGCCGTGGAAAGCGATACTCGAACTATAGCCCTGAGGTTGTCATTGACAGCAACAAGGCCCTCGAAATTGAGCGCTTGGACTCCGAACCGTCGGCAACCGAACTCCTCATTGTGGGAGATACGCACATCGGATATCGGCATCGAGACCGGTCAGAAAAACGTCCGTGGGAACGGTCAGTCGATGCACGTGAGGGATTCAAACAGGCGTTAGAAGTGGCAATTTCACGCGGCGTCGACGCGATTGTCCATGCAGGAGATGTGTTCGATTATGAGGCAACGAAGTCGGACTGTATTGAGGTTACAGCCGATCTGACGGACCCTCTGGGAGCAGATATCCCGATGTACTACATTCGGGGGAATCACGACACAGACTATGGAATCGAAAGTTTACAGCAGTTCGCAGACGGGGCTGAGATGCGTCTTCGTCTGGGTACTGAGCCAATTACGCTGGGTAATCCTTCAGTCAATCTGTTCGGGATTGACTACACTGCCGGGGACTTACCGGAGGGAGGTATAGAATCGACTGCATCGACGTTTTTCAATCGGAATATCCTCGTCCTTCACGAAAAGCCATATCCAGTTACCAACGACCAAGGTTCGCTCATCTACAAAACCGGAGCTGATGTGTCGGCATTCCTCGAATCAGCGTCTATCGATATTGACCTCATCGTGACTGGCCACATGCACGTCAGTAAACAGGGTCGCGTCGTTGGTCATGATGTTCCTGTCCTCGTAACTGGCCCGACTTCGACGATAAGCAAATACAAGAAAGACAACAAACCCTCTGTTTGGCTCACGAGGGTTACTGAAGACGATTTAACGATTGAACGGCTGGAATTGGAATCATAA
- a CDS encoding outer membrane protein assembly factor BamB family protein, with protein sequence MSKPQYFTRRNFLKATTTATALSLAPTATAQKSPALWKTSNPGNITNLQIEDQILYVGTGTGTLRKIGAKNGAEIASTTLDNRIMVSGVALGDNHILVGTSNDRLHCLSKQDLSKQWERPLTEGFLGVTFTEGLGIVACKEELLALNPTDGTTKWDKQTDIFTRPVAIEDKIVIQGWFNSGDSVAFLSAVTGDIINLTQDYRYGMPYDHYNPATRENFDAHIAGNTVVVSPTLNVWRYEGYTKSGSQIWVRGGATRHAAAGSISGDASNAVAINVIDDGVVSFDRTSTDTNWQVPLDAKRGSVKQDGDTVYAAGSIDDTATILALNSESGVIKWEYTGDREWFNQMTTGRDRIFVATSAGEVMAFAKQGANHSLSSSQPTSAGDGAVPESTGDASFSLTTTNPTVPVGGEAPITLSAVNFLTSKSLTVQLLLDLPSGVQVTGVDDASQGSNQYTTTVTVDPSDESSITVNLQVNEPGEYNVVGNAIYYFEDDTENKAIYSQAVQIQTSEEKVKTSESEAGGGLGFTGPSAFISMTALGAVRYIKNRD encoded by the coding sequence ATGTCAAAGCCACAGTATTTTACTCGACGGAACTTCCTCAAAGCAACCACAACAGCAACGGCCCTGTCCCTCGCACCAACCGCAACTGCACAAAAATCACCTGCACTTTGGAAAACCAGCAACCCAGGAAATATCACAAACCTCCAAATCGAGGACCAGATTCTCTACGTTGGAACAGGTACCGGTACGCTCAGGAAAATCGGTGCGAAAAACGGCGCAGAAATCGCATCGACGACCCTCGATAACCGTATTATGGTCTCGGGTGTTGCACTCGGTGACAACCACATCCTCGTCGGTACTTCCAACGACCGCCTCCATTGTCTCTCCAAACAGGACCTGTCCAAACAGTGGGAACGCCCCCTCACAGAAGGATTTCTTGGAGTCACATTCACAGAAGGGCTCGGAATTGTTGCGTGCAAAGAAGAACTCCTCGCACTCAACCCCACAGATGGAACAACAAAATGGGATAAACAAACAGACATCTTCACTCGCCCGGTCGCAATCGAAGACAAAATCGTAATCCAAGGATGGTTCAATTCGGGTGACTCAGTCGCATTCCTATCAGCAGTAACTGGTGACATCATCAACCTCACTCAGGACTATAGATACGGAATGCCATATGACCATTACAATCCAGCAACTCGGGAAAACTTTGATGCCCATATTGCAGGCAATACGGTCGTTGTTTCCCCGACTCTGAATGTTTGGAGGTATGAAGGATACACGAAATCCGGGAGTCAAATCTGGGTTAGAGGTGGTGCAACCAGACATGCTGCAGCAGGGTCTATCTCTGGCGATGCTTCGAACGCCGTCGCCATTAACGTAATTGATGATGGCGTTGTTTCGTTTGATAGAACGTCCACCGACACCAACTGGCAAGTGCCGCTTGATGCAAAAAGAGGGAGTGTCAAACAAGACGGTGATACAGTCTACGCAGCCGGCTCAATTGACGATACCGCAACGATACTTGCACTCAACTCAGAATCAGGGGTCATCAAGTGGGAATACACTGGAGACCGCGAATGGTTCAATCAGATGACTACAGGGCGTGACAGAATCTTCGTCGCAACCAGTGCCGGTGAAGTGATGGCTTTCGCGAAACAGGGAGCTAACCACAGTCTCAGTTCCAGCCAACCGACTTCAGCAGGAGACGGCGCAGTCCCTGAATCTACAGGGGATGCGAGTTTCAGCCTCACTACAACCAATCCAACGGTTCCTGTGGGAGGGGAAGCCCCAATCACACTCAGTGCAGTGAACTTCCTCACCTCGAAATCACTCACCGTCCAGTTGCTCTTAGACCTCCCCAGCGGAGTGCAAGTAACAGGTGTCGATGATGCCAGCCAAGGATCGAACCAATACACTACGACGGTTACTGTTGACCCCTCCGACGAGAGCAGCATCACCGTCAACCTACAGGTGAATGAACCGGGTGAGTACAACGTCGTTGGGAACGCGATTTATTACTTTGAGGATGACACGGAGAACAAGGCGATTTACAGCCAAGCAGTCCAGATCCAAACGTCCGAAGAAAAAGTGAAAACCTCTGAAAGTGAGGCTGGTGGTGGTCTCGGGTTCACTGGACCTTCAGCATTCATCTCGATGACAGCACTCGGCGCCGTTCGGTACATTAAGAACAGAGACTGA
- a CDS encoding outer membrane protein assembly factor BamB family protein — protein MTPKYSLTRRDILRLSAVGLTASPGLAQLTTPAAAATSAPDILWEREFPQEVSSYTLGANNLFIGGEDGLVEARHLKTGVLLQKFDLNSSVEEMAISEAYFLFTTSSDRLHVINRQTLKEEWRIPTGGEVSGLYIHNDNVIIAADESITMRSLSDGEVKWRTNMSAERATFGDGKLFFRAIDIADGNFGGDTSVYALNVDTGEVAWKIESEAEPSVYDNDQPVDISYSNGRVFASYPSYEFSEYEGTIALDSNNGSLIWNSGYRPEPGYVTNSDVVVDESVDPLSASTGQTLFESNIEAVRNGLALTNDSLFVLGKDKDGIAISSIVPTTGIIEWESRLEHKSWIEFVDLQAGREIITYLSVKEYEYDKVSVRGPLSGDREALSGTRIGADIPDSPSIDPSESREATDQANFNLTASETTVTLGGSTRLQLSAINEVDEEPMTLQLLLEVPSGVDVTNVKDADEGSNQFTAVSEVSPGSEDNIGLNIQVNELGTHVVRAKAVFYYGDKKGESESVELKATVKGTNKTPTSSSSTSGSGSESGNSGVSDSLGPSESSDGGLLDGFIQWLLSITR, from the coding sequence ATGACTCCCAAGTACAGTCTCACCCGGCGAGATATATTGCGTCTCAGCGCCGTTGGTCTCACCGCCTCACCCGGTCTCGCGCAACTTACCACACCCGCAGCCGCAGCAACAAGCGCCCCAGATATTCTCTGGGAACGTGAGTTCCCCCAAGAGGTGTCATCCTACACTCTTGGCGCGAATAACCTCTTCATCGGAGGAGAAGACGGTCTCGTGGAAGCCCGTCACCTGAAAACAGGGGTTCTTCTCCAGAAATTCGACCTTAACAGCTCTGTCGAAGAGATGGCGATTAGTGAAGCTTACTTCTTGTTCACAACGTCCTCTGACCGCCTCCACGTAATCAACCGCCAAACCCTCAAAGAAGAATGGCGCATCCCAACCGGCGGGGAAGTGAGTGGACTCTATATCCACAATGACAACGTAATCATCGCCGCAGACGAGAGCATCACCATGCGCTCACTATCTGACGGGGAGGTTAAGTGGCGTACCAACATGTCCGCGGAAAGGGCAACATTCGGCGATGGAAAACTCTTTTTCCGAGCCATCGATATTGCCGATGGTAACTTTGGGGGAGACACCTCCGTGTACGCACTCAACGTGGACACCGGGGAAGTTGCATGGAAAATCGAGTCGGAAGCAGAGCCAAGCGTTTACGACAATGACCAACCAGTGGACATTTCGTACTCGAATGGGCGCGTATTCGCGTCCTATCCCAGCTACGAATTCAGCGAGTATGAGGGAACCATAGCGCTCGATTCAAACAATGGAAGTCTCATCTGGAATTCGGGATACAGGCCAGAACCGGGTTATGTCACTAACTCAGACGTTGTCGTCGACGAGTCCGTTGACCCCTTATCTGCCTCTACTGGTCAGACGCTATTCGAATCAAATATCGAAGCGGTCAGAAATGGGCTGGCCCTGACGAATGACTCACTCTTTGTGCTTGGAAAAGACAAGGACGGTATTGCGATTAGTTCAATTGTCCCAACGACTGGAATCATCGAGTGGGAAAGCCGCCTCGAGCATAAATCTTGGATAGAGTTCGTTGATTTGCAGGCTGGCCGAGAGATCATCACGTACCTCAGTGTGAAAGAATACGAGTATGACAAGGTTTCCGTCCGAGGTCCGCTTTCAGGGGATAGGGAAGCATTGAGTGGGACACGAATTGGTGCGGACATCCCAGATTCACCTTCAATCGACCCCAGTGAATCTCGCGAAGCCACAGACCAAGCGAACTTCAATCTCACCGCGAGTGAAACCACTGTAACTCTAGGTGGCTCGACCAGACTCCAACTGAGCGCCATCAACGAGGTCGACGAAGAACCAATGACGCTGCAGTTACTGTTGGAAGTTCCAAGTGGTGTGGATGTCACTAATGTCAAGGATGCTGACGAAGGGTCGAACCAGTTTACTGCGGTCTCAGAGGTCTCTCCCGGTTCGGAGGATAACATCGGGCTGAACATCCAAGTGAACGAACTAGGCACCCACGTGGTCCGTGCAAAAGCTGTCTTCTACTACGGAGACAAGAAGGGTGAGTCAGAATCTGTGGAGCTTAAAGCAACAGTTAAAGGAACGAACAAAACACCTACATCCAGTTCAAGTACTAGTGGAAGTGGTTCAGAGTCCGGTAACTCCGGGGTTTCTGATTCGTTGGGACCGTCTGAGTCGTCTGATGGTGGGTTGTTGGATGGGTTCATCCAGTGGCTGCTGTCTATTACTCGGTGA
- a CDS encoding type II toxin-antitoxin system antitoxin SocA domain-containing protein gives MSPQLSTEADVEEVQEVLKEFLSKYKYLYEIRFQKLVYEAELYCIENYGARLTTAEFKPYIYGSYSETIRKALNDLDVKKDVVYRNGGKTTKYLGYGVSGGNLPNAKKKIIERVHQRTKRTSTEELAKESKASWLYQNQDYDNPMDFEEYYEQLGKLEDRPRYDEQRPVLGGQEGTETADGTQGESEDDSSTAEISSDVAQSARLIRLNVENPDTSQAETTT, from the coding sequence ATGAGCCCTCAACTCAGCACAGAAGCGGATGTAGAGGAAGTACAGGAAGTCCTAAAGGAATTCCTCAGCAAGTATAAGTACCTCTACGAGATTCGCTTCCAGAAGCTTGTCTATGAGGCTGAACTATATTGTATAGAAAATTATGGGGCCCGGCTTACGACGGCGGAGTTCAAACCCTACATCTACGGAAGCTACTCAGAGACAATACGAAAGGCGTTGAATGATTTGGACGTCAAGAAAGATGTTGTCTATCGTAATGGTGGAAAGACAACGAAATACCTGGGCTATGGAGTATCTGGAGGCAATCTCCCGAATGCCAAAAAGAAGATAATCGAACGTGTCCATCAGCGGACAAAGCGGACGTCGACCGAAGAACTCGCTAAAGAAAGCAAAGCGAGTTGGCTCTACCAGAATCAGGACTACGACAACCCAATGGATTTCGAGGAATACTACGAGCAGTTAGGTAAGCTGGAAGATAGGCCTCGATACGATGAACAGAGACCAGTTCTTGGTGGCCAAGAGGGCACTGAAACAGCGGACGGAACTCAAGGAGAATCAGAAGACGACAGCTCAACAGCGGAGATTTCATCAGACGTCGCTCAATCAGCCCGCTTAATTCGATTGAATGTTGAGAATCCCGACACTTCTCAAGCAGAGACGACCACGTAG
- a CDS encoding primase-associated protein has protein sequence MEKPEDIFELPCVANIDEHLHEEKPVRYVLFTLARLLFSLENNFTIDDLVSLYERWDWHDPEITEYQLTYEFDNGSNIMPISCTSENEDWMSFCVGYDNCPYDIYSSLPLKGEIFDD, from the coding sequence ATAGAAAAACCAGAAGATATCTTCGAATTACCGTGTGTGGCGAACATCGACGAGCACCTCCACGAAGAAAAACCAGTCCGATACGTGCTGTTCACACTCGCACGACTCCTGTTCAGCCTCGAGAACAACTTCACAATCGACGACCTCGTGTCCCTGTACGAACGGTGGGATTGGCACGACCCAGAGATTACCGAGTACCAGCTCACCTACGAATTCGATAACGGCTCGAATATCATGCCAATCAGTTGTACCAGTGAGAACGAAGATTGGATGAGTTTCTGCGTTGGCTACGACAACTGCCCCTACGACATCTACTCTAGTCTGCCATTGAAAGGCGAGATCTTCGACGACTAA
- a CDS encoding PKD domain-containing protein translates to MKSLHSNFPLIILLVVVLVLGVAPASTTAASAPTASFTYSPTTPNPDTKITLDASSSSTTGTEIVSYEWDTNGDGLYGYSDDARDGRTSSVTFWSGGTYVVGLRVETSDGKIDTVRKQITVENPAPDPSFTYSPSSPNPDNTISLDASASTDEDGTITDYEWDTNGDGWYGYSDDARDGQTATVSFSSGGTYTVGLQVTDNGGKTRTLTKQITVDNPAPEPSFTYSPSSPNPDNTISLDASASTDEDGTITDYEWDTNGDGWYGYSDDARDGQTATTSFSTGGVYTVGLKVTDNGGKTRTLKKQITVDNPAPEPSFTYSPSSPNPDNTISLDASASTDEDGKITDYEWDTNGDGWYGYSDDARDGQTATTSFSTGGVYTVGLKVTDNGGKTRTLKKQIRIENPQPTAKFTVESVNGLSATLDGGASSDPDGTIVEYQWVIDGRAYEYGQTPTISFSDSGTHEVKLVVTDNGGSEASTTKEVGVSHPPKAEIDGLPPVIPVDQQFELSASGSSDEDGSITSYRWVLPYGETRQGEDISMAVNRPGTSVVKLIVTDDTGNTDTAEAVIQAKTPPQIDVSWSPQNPIDDEPIEFSASSDTPIKSWEWDFDDDGYGDESGQTVETVYEEGGKKEVTLTAVGTDNLEVTIQKTIQVQDVKPHASVSWNPSVPRDGQDVVFTANSTDERLEYEWDFDNDETTDETGPKATYRFKSSGKHVVEMTATDEHGDTAEFSEVVTVQRSATFDVSTDRSAVDTGEELLVKFSGANKLPDTPIQVRLELDLPESGVSVSGVAGSNLASPSSTEFVTIDPGREQSIQLRMQLNERGSYNISGNAVYYIGEVGEGDRRVVAVEPIKIQAGVTETESSAPGFGIVGALVALVLTVAIAVTRAN, encoded by the coding sequence ATGAAATCACTCCACAGTAATTTCCCTCTAATAATTCTCTTGGTGGTTGTACTCGTTTTAGGTGTGGCACCGGCGTCGACAACCGCAGCGAGCGCACCAACTGCTTCGTTTACATACTCACCAACAACACCAAACCCAGATACTAAAATCACACTCGACGCCAGCAGCTCGTCGACGACTGGCACTGAAATTGTTTCATACGAGTGGGACACTAATGGTGACGGACTCTACGGTTACTCTGATGACGCTCGAGACGGACGAACTTCGTCAGTCACATTCTGGTCAGGAGGGACCTATGTTGTTGGTCTTCGTGTAGAGACAAGTGATGGGAAAATTGACACAGTTCGAAAACAAATTACAGTCGAAAACCCTGCTCCCGACCCGTCATTCACGTACTCGCCGTCATCTCCGAACCCAGACAACACAATTTCATTGGACGCAAGCGCCTCTACTGACGAAGACGGAACAATTACTGATTACGAGTGGGATACCAACGGAGACGGATGGTATGGATATTCCGATGACGCACGAGACGGTCAAACAGCGACGGTATCGTTTTCTTCGGGTGGAACATACACTGTCGGGCTTCAAGTCACAGACAATGGCGGAAAAACCCGAACGCTAACGAAACAAATCACGGTGGATAATCCCGCTCCTGAACCATCGTTCACGTACTCGCCGTCATCTCCGAACCCAGACAACACAATTTCATTGGACGCAAGCGCCTCTACTGACGAAGATGGAACAATTACTGATTACGAGTGGGATACCAACGGAGACGGATGGTATGGGTATTCCGATGACGCGCGAGACGGTCAAACAGCAACCACCTCATTCTCGACTGGGGGAGTGTATACAGTTGGTCTCAAAGTCACTGATAACGGTGGAAAAACCCGAACGCTCAAGAAACAAATCACGGTGGATAATCCCGCTCCTGAACCATCGTTCACGTACTCGCCGTCATCTCCGAACCCAGACAACACAATTTCATTGGACGCAAGCGCCTCTACTGACGAAGACGGAAAAATCACTGATTACGAATGGGATACCAACGGAGACGGATGGTATGGGTATTCCGATGACGCGCGAGACGGTCAAACAGCAACCACCTCGTTCTCGACTGGGGGAGTGTATACAGTTGGTCTCAAAGTCACTGATAACGGTGGAAAAACCCGAACGCTCAAGAAACAAATCAGGATTGAGAACCCGCAGCCAACTGCAAAATTCACTGTTGAGTCAGTAAATGGGTTGTCAGCCACGCTTGATGGTGGTGCATCATCTGATCCAGACGGAACAATCGTTGAATACCAGTGGGTTATTGATGGTCGAGCTTACGAGTATGGTCAGACTCCAACTATCTCGTTTAGTGATAGTGGCACGCACGAAGTGAAGTTAGTCGTTACAGACAACGGAGGAAGCGAGGCCAGCACCACGAAAGAAGTAGGCGTTAGTCATCCGCCAAAAGCAGAGATCGATGGACTCCCTCCTGTCATTCCGGTTGACCAACAGTTCGAGTTGTCTGCAAGCGGTTCCAGCGACGAGGATGGCAGTATCACGAGTTATCGATGGGTGCTCCCATACGGTGAGACACGACAGGGTGAAGACATCTCAATGGCAGTTAATCGTCCTGGCACAAGCGTGGTCAAACTTATCGTCACCGATGATACGGGGAATACTGACACTGCTGAAGCAGTGATTCAGGCAAAGACCCCGCCACAAATCGATGTGTCGTGGAGTCCACAGAACCCGATTGACGACGAGCCAATTGAGTTCTCTGCATCCTCGGATACACCGATCAAGTCGTGGGAGTGGGACTTCGATGATGATGGTTACGGCGACGAGTCAGGTCAGACCGTTGAAACGGTCTATGAAGAAGGTGGCAAGAAAGAAGTCACACTGACAGCAGTCGGAACAGACAATCTTGAGGTCACAATCCAGAAGACTATCCAGGTTCAAGACGTGAAACCTCACGCAAGCGTTTCTTGGAATCCATCCGTCCCGCGTGATGGACAAGATGTTGTATTCACTGCAAATTCCACGGACGAGCGTTTGGAGTACGAGTGGGACTTCGACAACGACGAAACTACCGATGAGACCGGCCCAAAAGCAACCTATCGATTCAAATCGAGCGGGAAGCATGTTGTTGAGATGACCGCCACTGATGAGCACGGTGATACCGCTGAATTCTCCGAGGTGGTGACCGTCCAGCGAAGTGCAACATTTGATGTGTCAACTGATCGGTCTGCTGTTGACACTGGTGAAGAACTGCTCGTGAAATTCTCCGGGGCGAACAAACTCCCTGATACGCCTATTCAAGTGAGACTTGAGCTTGACCTTCCTGAGAGTGGTGTGTCTGTCTCTGGAGTAGCTGGGAGTAACTTGGCGAGCCCCAGCAGTACCGAGTTCGTTACTATCGACCCCGGTAGAGAACAGAGCATCCAGTTACGAATGCAACTGAATGAACGTGGCTCTTACAATATTTCTGGGAATGCCGTTTATTACATTGGTGAGGTTGGCGAAGGAGATCGCCGCGTAGTCGCAGTCGAACCCATTAAAATTCAGGCAGGTGTCACTGAAACAGAATCGAGTGCGCCTGGCTTTGGAATCGTCGGGGCGCTCGTTGCGTTGGTTCTCACAGTCGCCATCGCAGTAACTCGAGCTAACTAA
- a CDS encoding metallophosphoesterase family protein yields MKIGHLADIHLGHRQYGLKQREDDMTNTFKATLQLIMRDDPDAILLPGDLFHSRDLRPKALEAAEKGLSVVPNDVPVLVSRGNHDENLTPREVTWLNYLHRRGHIVLLEADLENNPEVAQFGRYDADEPGEDAGFYDIETDTGTVRVFGLQWRGARTDTALEKVAKGIRETAEDHGQPDYTVLLAHFGIEDEVPALGGNVTHAELRDVREVVDYLALGHIHKCYDASGWIYNPGSSEAHSTSEARDDWNHGYYSVDLSPADDEYDGPGQLAHDVNHKHSRRRPFYTIKFDVTPYESVGELETAFREQLSDEQSVLQNYLDREEFLLGNERREPMIDLRFEGTLQFDRGSFRVDELADQTATVCDALYVQTNTSRVTTAEIQELLAELDDEEVFVDGRLQTAALEQRVFETIATESEYSNHADAVAALLGDAHRMAQDGESTDDIVDVVSESRRELFPEATSGVSLDVSEDPFAERDEGEESTAKQQTAAAPRGDAN; encoded by the coding sequence ATGAAAATCGGACACCTTGCCGACATACATCTCGGCCACCGTCAGTACGGTTTGAAACAACGCGAAGACGACATGACGAACACGTTCAAAGCGACGCTACAACTCATCATGCGGGACGATCCGGACGCCATCCTCTTGCCCGGTGATTTGTTCCACTCCCGAGACCTCCGCCCGAAGGCTCTGGAAGCTGCTGAGAAGGGACTCAGCGTCGTTCCTAACGATGTCCCTGTCCTCGTCTCTCGTGGGAACCACGACGAGAACTTGACCCCACGTGAGGTGACGTGGCTAAATTACCTCCATCGCCGTGGACATATCGTTCTTCTTGAAGCTGACCTAGAGAACAATCCAGAGGTCGCCCAGTTCGGACGATACGACGCCGACGAACCCGGTGAAGACGCTGGCTTCTACGACATAGAGACAGACACCGGCACAGTCCGCGTGTTCGGGTTGCAGTGGCGGGGTGCGCGAACAGACACCGCGCTCGAGAAGGTCGCGAAGGGTATCCGAGAGACAGCAGAGGACCACGGACAACCGGACTACACGGTGCTTCTGGCTCACTTCGGTATCGAGGACGAAGTACCTGCACTCGGCGGGAACGTGACACACGCTGAACTCCGAGATGTGCGTGAGGTAGTTGACTATCTTGCACTGGGGCACATCCACAAGTGCTACGATGCGAGTGGATGGATCTACAACCCAGGGTCATCTGAAGCACACTCCACGTCGGAGGCACGAGACGACTGGAACCACGGCTACTACAGCGTGGACCTGAGTCCGGCTGACGATGAGTACGATGGACCGGGACAACTCGCTCACGACGTCAACCACAAGCATTCCCGGCGACGTCCGTTCTACACCATCAAGTTCGATGTGACACCCTATGAGTCGGTAGGTGAACTCGAAACCGCGTTCCGTGAACAACTGAGCGACGAGCAGAGTGTTCTCCAGAACTACCTAGACCGTGAGGAGTTCCTGCTGGGCAATGAACGTCGTGAGCCGATGATCGACCTCCGCTTCGAGGGAACGCTCCAATTTGACCGAGGGAGCTTCCGAGTCGACGAACTAGCCGACCAAACCGCGACTGTGTGCGATGCACTGTACGTACAGACGAACACCAGCCGCGTCACCACGGCTGAGATTCAAGAACTGCTTGCCGAACTCGACGACGAAGAAGTGTTCGTCGACGGCCGATTGCAGACCGCTGCATTAGAACAACGGGTCTTCGAGACCATCGCCACCGAATCTGAGTACAGCAATCACGCCGACGCCGTGGCGGCACTCCTCGGTGATGCACATCGGATGGCGCAGGACGGTGAGAGTACAGACGACATCGTCGACGTCGTTTCTGAAAGTCGCCGGGAACTATTCCCCGAAGCTACATCGGGCGTCTCGCTGGATGTCAGTGAGGACCCCTTTGCAGAACGTGACGAGGGCGAGGAGAGTACTGCCAAACAACAGACTGCTGCTGCCCCTAGAGGTGATGCAAATTGA
- a CDS encoding tyrosine-type recombinase/integrase — MSLDKLVDVYWQDIAPKRYRDGFNEDRDVPTYDWLTEHGCSGIAYALREHHDLTPKQFFVDVVGLEDEESEEWEWNVDHDSTVDALDAYLTSIKTRGGRAESTVETHRTRLAKWVRTYRELHGTDALLGPLSELDQQPREIERCLAVLDVFDEELSTDRSKLEYLHVARAWYAFVKRRKYAKYNPLSEAGEEFGWEASEPDPQALSASQVRRIYSEVDSPEAELLVVALAGWGLRPSEVAALHIDQVVLDAEDPHLSFSDGERKNGPGEVTLLYGVNMVANRIDVLSDRETWNGYLFPSRSSSTGHVSVSTVRRRFKQLADRAGVVVDGDTPTPKMGRRFWYSAYQEAVGEVLEGLEGVAEDQGSSSTEVVLRNYLSREQERKARRRRMYEKLEIAFE; from the coding sequence ATGAGCCTCGACAAACTCGTCGACGTCTACTGGCAAGACATCGCACCGAAGCGATATCGTGATGGGTTCAACGAAGATCGAGACGTACCGACCTACGACTGGCTCACTGAACACGGATGCAGTGGAATCGCGTACGCGCTACGCGAGCATCACGATTTGACTCCCAAGCAGTTTTTTGTCGACGTCGTCGGCCTCGAAGACGAGGAATCAGAGGAGTGGGAGTGGAACGTCGACCACGACTCTACCGTCGACGCGCTCGACGCGTACCTCACGTCGATAAAAACTCGTGGTGGACGGGCAGAAAGTACCGTCGAGACCCACCGGACACGACTGGCCAAGTGGGTTCGGACCTACCGAGAGCTACACGGGACAGATGCGTTGCTCGGACCGCTGTCTGAGTTAGACCAGCAGCCGCGGGAAATCGAACGCTGTCTCGCCGTCCTCGACGTCTTCGACGAGGAGCTATCGACGGATCGGTCCAAGCTGGAGTACCTACACGTCGCCAGAGCGTGGTATGCGTTCGTGAAGCGCCGGAAGTACGCAAAGTACAACCCACTCTCGGAGGCTGGCGAAGAGTTTGGCTGGGAAGCGAGCGAACCGGACCCACAGGCGTTGTCGGCGTCGCAAGTCCGTCGAATCTACAGTGAGGTGGATTCGCCCGAAGCGGAATTACTCGTCGTTGCACTTGCTGGGTGGGGATTACGGCCCTCCGAGGTTGCGGCGTTGCACATTGACCAGGTGGTCTTGGATGCCGAGGATCCACACCTGTCGTTCAGTGATGGAGAGCGGAAGAACGGACCCGGTGAGGTGACCCTGTTGTATGGGGTCAATATGGTCGCTAATCGGATTGACGTGCTTTCTGACCGTGAGACATGGAACGGGTATCTGTTCCCCTCTCGGTCATCGTCGACGGGGCATGTGTCTGTGAGTACGGTTCGTCGTCGGTTCAAGCAACTTGCAGACCGTGCTGGCGTGGTCGTTGATGGGGATACGCCCACACCGAAGATGGGGCGACGGTTCTGGTACTCGGCGTATCAAGAAGCTGTTGGTGAGGTGCTTGAGGGGTTGGAAGGGGTTGCTGAAGACCAGGGGAGTTCGTCGACGGAGGTCGTGCTTCGGAACTATCTGTCGAGGGAGCAAGAGCGAAAGGCTCGGCGAAGGAGGATGTATGAGAAGTTGGAGATAGCGTTTGAATAA